Sequence from the Schaalia sp. 19OD2882 genome:
CAAGACGTTGCACACGGCACGCACAGGAGGTCCCGATGATCAGCGCTGACGCCATTCGTGGCTACATCGACCTCATGGTCCTGTCGATCCTCACCTCGCACCCTTCCTACGCCTACGAAATCGCCAAGACGATCACCGAGGTCTCCGGCGGGGAGTACACGATCAAGCAGACAACCCTTTACTCGGCGGTCAAACGCCTCGAAGGGGCCGGCCTCGTCCGACCCACCGAAGGCACCTCCGAAACAGGTAAGCCGCGCACCTACTACCACCTCACGCCCCAAGGCCGTACGCACCTGGCGGACAAACTCACCGAGTGGGAGTCCACCAAGGCACTCGTCGACCGTTTCGTGGAAGGAGTCCACTGATGGAAGCGATCCTCACCTACCTGGACACGATGTTCGCCTCACTGCCCCAGACCCCGCGCCTGATGGAGGCCAAGGCGGAGCTGCGGGCGATGATGGAGGACAAGTACACCGAGCTGGTGTCCACCGGCGCCTCCCACAACGAGGCAGTCGGCCAGGTCATCACCGAATTCGGAAACCTCGACGAGCTGGCCCCCATCCTCGGAATCTCCTCGGAACTGCACCTCGGTGCGCCGACGCAGACGGCCGCAGCGCCCTCACCCGGGACACCGGACAGTGCCCCCACCGCCATCCCGGTACCCGCTGCGCCCCCTGTGGATCTCGAGCGAGCCCAGCAGTGGGCCGCCGTCTTGCGAGCCACGCGCTGGCAAATCGCTGCGGGTGTCGCACTGCTGCTTCTTTCCCCGATCAGCCTGGTCCTGAACCCCTTCGGCCCGGATGACCAGATCCGAGCGCACCAACACCCATTCGGAGCAGCCCTGTCCGTCGGCCTCACGATCGTCCAGGTCGCATGTTGCGTGCTGGTGCTGGTGGCACGAAGTCAGCGACTCCGCCCGTACCGAGACCTGCGCGACGGCCATTTCACCCTCACGCCGGAGGTCCAGGCCTGGGCCGCCACATTGGAACAGCAGGAGCGTCCCGGGAGGAACAGGGCGTTCCTGGTGGCGATGGCACTGTGGATCCTCTCACCGATCTCCACGGTGGTCGGCGGAATTCTCGATGAGTCGGCGCCGATGGCAGCCCCTTTCGGACCCCTTGAGTTCTGGGCCGGACCTCATTCGCGAATGCTGGAGTTGGGTGTCGTCCTCACGCTGATCCTGGTCGCCTTCGGGTTGCTGGTGTGGCTGGCGTCCTCGTGGTCAGATCGTGTGACCCGGGTCTTCACGCCGGGCGGGGCGGCCAAGGCACGCGCCGAGGCCGGTTCCTGGGACGGCGGCAATGCCGACGAGTCCGGCGGCCGCTTCATCGGCGTGATCGCTTCCGTGTGGTGGCCGCTGACGGTGGTGACCTACTTGGTGTGGAGCTTCCTGTGGAACGCATGGGACCGCTCCTGGCTGATTTGGCCCGTGAGCGCCCTGCTCTTCGGCGCACTGTCCGCTGTCATGACCCACCGCTCGGGCCGCGGCCAGCACTGACCCTTGGTGGGCGTGCGGGCCCGGTTCCGGCACGAGGGTCACTTCGGGCCCACGTGCACCACGAGGGCGGGGCCGCGTTCACGAAGCGGGGCGGGCGGGGCCGCGTTCGGCCGCGTTGGCTGTACCCTTTGCTCCATGGGTAAAGCCAGTCGCCGCAAGAAGGTCACGACCACCACGAACCGTCCCGCGCCCCGCGCGGTCTTCCCCTTCGTCGAACGCCCCTACGAGGCACTGCCGACCGAGGTCGAGCTGGTCGCCATGCGCGAGATCATCCCCTGTGCCGTCATGAGCGCCCGCACCACCGCAGAGCACGGCGCTGTCGAATTCGACTTCGTCACCCTGCTTCCCGACGGACACTCGGTCATGATCCGTCCCGACGGCCGCATTCTCGTGGGCCTGCAGACCCGCAATTCCTCACCCGACCTCTCCCATGACGCAGGCGCCGCACTGCTTGCCGGAATCGCCGCCAAGGAGGCCGGAGAGGAGGGCACTGTGAGCGTCGACGTGCGTGAACCCGCACCACGCTTGCAGGACCTGGTCGACCCGAAGGGCTTCGGTGAGATGGTCCTGTGGCAGGACTACGGCTACTGGTTCGACCCCGACGGCGAACTCGACGCGGACACTGCCCGTGCCCTGGAACGCAATCGCGAAGAGGTCATCCCGACCGAGGCCGTGCCCGGCGTCCCCGGCATGTTCTGGTGCGAGATGAACCGGAACTTCGTGCGCGTGGTCACCGACACCGACGAGTACAAGCTCTTCACCGCCTTGGCCAGGCTGCGTGCAGCCGGGCAAGCGCACATGGGTGAGGGCTCACGTTACGTGGGCGCCTTCCGCGCCTGCGGCATCGCAATCCCCGTCTTCGAACTCGCCGAGGGCGTCGGCGCCGCAGATGTCGCCGCAGACGCGAAGAGGCTGGCCGCGGGTATTGAGAAGGCCCTGAAAGTCACCGATCCTCTGACGGCCGACGAACGTCGCGCCCGCGAGGGCTTGGTCTCACGCAAGATCACCATCCGCTGACCCACTGCGACCTCGTACACGGTCGCTCTGCCGCGTCCTCGGGCACGATTCGGTCACGGCATGCCGCGAGAGCATGCTCATTGTCAGGCGCATCCTCGCGACAGGCATACGATTGGTCACGTGAGTTCCACGGAAGGGGCAGGACGGCCGCGCACTTCGCACGCGCACGCGGTGGCCGTGGTGATTCCCGCCCACAACGTCGGCCGCGACATTGCCAGTACGGTCCGTTCCTGCCGCGCCATCCCCGGGGTGGACCTCATCATCGTCGTCGACGACGGTTCCAGCGATGACACGGCCAGGGCCGCCCGTGCCGGTGGTGCAGTGGTGGTCTCCCACACCGTTGAACGAGGGCGTTCCTCCGCCATGGAGACTGGCGTCAAGGTGGCGGCCATGCGGGACGCATTGGAGGCGCCACTGCGACACATCCTGTTCCTGTCGGCTGATCTGGGCGAGTCCGCAGTGGAGGCAAGCGCCCTGGTCAGTGCAGTCGACGCGGGGATCGCGGACTGTGCGGTGGGCGTCCTGCCCGATGCGCAGAACAGGTCGCGCGAATCCGGGGCCGTGAACCTGGCTCGCACCGCCATCCGGCGTGCCACCGGCTGGGAGCCGGTCAATCCTTTGGCGCAGGAACGCTGCCTCACCCGTGAGGCGCTCAATGCGGCAATGCCCTTTTCCGGCGGATTCGGTCTTGAGGCGGGCCTGACCATCGACATCCTGGCTGCGGGCCTGTCCGTCGTGGAGCTACCGTGCGCCTTCGTGCACTTGGGATCGGATCCGCGACGTGGAGATCTCCACAGGTCCAGCCGCTACGCCGACACGGCGGTCACATCGCTGCGCAAGTTGCTTGCGCGCAAGGGGCTGCGGGCGCCTGATCGCCCCACGAAGACGGTTTCCACAGGTGTCGGCGATCCGTATCCCCGTCCGGCCTTCGAGCGCGCTGCGTCGCTTGCCGTTGCGGAAGGGGACGAGGGCGATCTGGCGGGTCGTTGAGCTGCGTCGTTGAGCTGCGTCGTTGAGCTGCAGGGGCTCGGCCCGGCGTCAGGCGAGAGCGGTCGAGGGCGTCCAGTGCTCAAGGGGTGTGCCGACACTGGAGCTCATCACGCGATCCAGGTCCCCGAGCACTGCGGATGACCCGCCTTCTCCGCCGAGAGCTGCGATGATGATCGGGACCAGAAGGTAGGCGGCAACGATCACGACGACTGCGACAAGCGCGGCGTCGAAGGCGATACGCGCGTACCTCTTGACCATCGGGGGCCTTCCGGAGCAGTGCTGGTGGACGGGATCATCAAATGTTTCAAAGAACTGGTTGTTCCCAAACAAATGTCGATGTACTGAGACTACAGAATCACTCCGACTGATTGCACCCCGACAAGACGTGCGCCCCGTCATTTTTTCTGGAAGCCTCGGACAAAGTTCCTCTGTATCCCTTGCCTGTCCGGAAGATCGGGCGCCGCGCGGAAAGAACGGCCCCACGGCAGCGCCGGGCGGTCCCGGACCGGTTCTGTTCCTGGCCGTGAGGGGTGGCACACTTGGAACACGTGCCGGAAGGTCCGGCGCGACAGCAGATGGGAAGGTGCCGTGAGCGATTCGACGCACCGACAGGGTGACATGCATGGAACGAGACTGGATCCGTGGTTCGACGCCTACGCCGAACGAGCTCACAACCTTCGAGCTTCCGAGATCCGAGCTCTCTTCTCCGTCGTGTCGCGCCCCGAGGTGGTTTCGCTGGCCGGCGGAATGCCGAACCTCAAGGACCTTCCCTTGGAACGCTTGGCGGAATCCGCCAAGTCGTTGATCCTCAACCATGGCGCACAGGCTCTGCAATACGGGTCGGGGCAGGGGTGGGAGCCCCTGCGCGAGCAGATCTGCGAAATCATGACCTACGACCACATTGTCGGGGCCGACCCGGACTTGGTCGTCGTCACCACGGGCTCGCAGCAGGCGCTGGACCTCATGGCCGAACTCTTCATCGACACCGGGGACGTGGTCCTGGCCGAGTCGCCCTCGTACGTGGGGGCCTTGGGATGCTTCCGGGCCCGCCAGGCCGATGTCGTCCACGTGGACATGGACGAGGACGGGCTGATCCCCTCGGCCCTTGAGGAGACGATTGGGCGCTTGAAGAAGCAGGGACGGCGCATCAAGTTCCTTTACACGATCCCGAACTTCCAGAACCCGGCCGGAGTGACCCTTTCCGAAGAACGCCGACCCGTCATCGCGGCGATCTGCGAACGCGAACACGTCCTGATCCTCGAGGACAACCCTTACGGCCTGCTCGGCTTTGACCGTGACCCGCTGCCGGCCCTGTACTCCTACGCCCCTGAGACGGTGGTGTACTTGGGGTCGGTGTCGAAGATGTTCGCGCCCGGCATGCGCATCGGGTGGGCGCTTGCCCCGCACGCCATCCGCGACAAGCTCATCCTGGCCTCCGAGGCCGCGATCTTGTCGCCGACGATGTTCGGCCAGATGTTTTTGTCCCAGTACTTGGCGGACTACGACTGGTACGGGCAGGCCAAGTCCTTCCGCTCCATGTACAGGCAACGGCGTGACGCGATGCTGTCCGCCTTGGAAGAGTTCATGCCGGACTGCACGTGGACCAAGCCCGAGGGCGGCTTCTACACATGGGTCACCCTGCCCGAGGGTCTGGACGCCAAGGCCATGCTTCCGCGCGCCGTGCGCGCTTTGGTCGCCTACGTCTCGGGCACGGCTTTCTACTACGACGGCCGCGGCGCCAACCACATGCGTTTGTCCTTCTGCTACCCGACGCCGGAGGACATTCGCGAGGGCGTGCGGCGTCTGTCGGGTGTCGTCAATGCGGAGAAGGAGCTCGTCGAGATGTTCGGCACGGGTTCCATTCCTGCAGGCGCCGGCGACCCGGAGCACCTTCCGGGGCCCTCGACGGTCCCGGCACCCGACACCCTGTGACCAGGGTGGCCCGTGGGACGGCATCACCCAGGCACCCACGGGCCACTGCCGACCTCGTCCTTGTTCCCGACCCCCGTTCTCGTCCTGTTCCGGCCCTGCCCCGACCGGGCATTCGACCCCAGATGATCCTCCACACGAAAGGTGCGTCCCACATGGCTCTGAAGGTCCTCATCATTGCTGGCGGTCTCACTCATGAGCGTGACGTCTCCGTGCGTTCGGGACGCAGGGTCGCCAATGTCCTTGCCCACCTGGGGCACGAGGTCCGCATTGCCGACCTGGACCGTCGGCTCATGTCGACCATCGAGGCCTTCGCGCCCGATGTCGTGTGGCCGCTGGTTCACGGCTCCTTGGGCGAGGACGGGTCGCTGCAGGCCATGCTCGAAGCGGTGGGAGTGCCCTTCGTCGGGTCCTCGTCGACCCAGGCCAAACTCGCGTCGAACAAGCCGACGGCCAAGGCGCTGCTGGGGGCGGCGGGCATGGACACGCCCGGATGGGTGACCCTGCCGCAGGCACTGTTCCGCCAGCTCGGGGCGGATGCGGTTCTGACTTCCCTCGAGAAGGGCATTTCTTACCCGGTGGTCATCAAGCCGACGGATGGCGGTTCGGCTCTGGGAATCTCGCGCGCGGACAACACCGAGAGCGTGCGCTCCGCGATGGTCGACGCCTTCGCCTACGGCGAGCACGTCATGGTCGAGGGCTACGTCAACGGCCGTGACTTGGCTGTTTCCGTGGTGGACCTGGAGGAGGGGCCTGTGGCGCTGCCCGTGGTGGAGATTGTCACCGACGACGGCCGGTACAACTACGAGGCCCGCTACACGACGGATTCGACCGAGTACTTCGTGCCGGCGCGCCTGTCGCCCGAACTCGCCGAGGAGGTTTCGGCAGCCGCGGTCCAGGCACACACGGTCCTCGGATTGCGCGACCTCTCGCGGATCGATTTCGTCCTGGACGAGGACGGCACCTGCTGGGTGATCGACACCAATGTGGCGCCGGGGATGACGGACACGTCGCTCTTCCCACAGGCGGCCGAAGCAGCGGGCTCCTTTGCGCAGATCTGCGGCCGCCTGGTCGAGTTCGCGGCGGCCCGCGGCTGAGTCCTGCTCTGCCGAGGGCGGGGCTGCGCGCCGAGTGGTGGGAGCTCAGGCGGTGGCCAGCAGCAACCCTTCGGCGATGAAGGTGTCGCGCACATTGCGAGCGTCGTCCCAGAGGATCGGGGTGATTCCGAGCAGTTCAGCCGCCCGCAGGTTCTCCTTGCGGTCGTCGACGAAGGCCACTTGTGTGGCCGGCACGTCGAGCTGCTTCAGGGCGTGGCTGTACATGCTCCGTTGGGGTTTGCAGACCCCCAGGGGAGCGGAGAAGAACATGGCGCCGAAGCGGGAGCTCGCCCACGGGGTCGACTGGACCTTGGTGGCGATGCAGGTGGGGGCGTTGGACAGGATCGCCAATTCGGTGCCGCCGGCTCGAAGTTCGTCGACCAGGGCCAAGGCGGCTGGGTCGGGCTGGTCCATCCTGTGCACGTCTTCTTCGACGAGGGCCTCCAGGACGTCGTCCGTGATTTCTCCCAGGCCGCAGTCGCCGGCGACGCGGTCCCAGAAGGCGCGGTCCGACATGCCTCGGTCGTAGTCCTCGCGGTGGGCCCACAGGGAGTGGTCGAGCAGGTCAACGCAGGTACGCGATCGGGGGTCCAGGCCCAGGATGCTGGCAATTCGCGTGGGGTCAGGTCGAGAGTTCACCAATACGCCGCCGATGTCGAACATGACCGTTCGAATGTGTGCGGCGCCGCGCATCCTCGTTCCCCCGTTCGTGCTACGTGTGCTGCGAATGTCTCAATTGTGCGACATCCGCGGCCCTTGACGGGCCACCTGTGATCGGTTGCACGCAACCACTTGAGGAGAGTCTGACCTGTGAGAGACAGTGCTGACCCGCTGGTCGGCACTGTGTACCGCCGGAGACTTCAGTCCTGGGGCAGGATGAGGGTTGCGATGCGCTGAAGATCCTCGGGACCTGCGAATTCGATCACGATCCGCCCCTTGGTACGGCCTTCCGTGATCGTCACGCGTGTGTCATAGGCATCCTGCAGCGCGCTGACGACGTTCCGTCCCAGGCTGGAGACCGGCCTGGGCAGTCGTCGTTGAGTCTGCGCCTGGCTCTTGACCCGTCCCAGGCGTACCAGTTCCTCGGTGGTGCGCACGGACAGACCCTCGGCAACGATGCGGTCGGCCAGGATCTCCATCTCCTCGGGAGTCGACAAGGAGAGCAGCGCACGTGCGTGACCTGCGGAGATCACCTGTGCGGCCACCTTCTTCTGAACAGCAGGGGGCAGGCGCAGCAGTCGCAGGGTGTTGGCGATCTGGGGTCGTGAACGAGCGATCCGACGGGCGAGCTCTTCCTGCGTGGCACCGAAGTCGGCCATGAGCTGTTGGTATGCGGAGGCTTCTTCAAGGGGATTGAGCTGTGCACGGTGCAGGTTCTCCAGCAGGGCGTCGCGCAGAAGGTCGCCGTCTTCGGTGTCGCGGATGATCGCTGGAATTGATGTCAGCCCGGCCAACTCGCTGGCGCGCAGGCGTCGTTCGCCCATGATGAGCTCGAAGCGAGCCTCGGGCTTGTCTTCGAGATACTTCAGAAGCAGCTCGGACGGGGCTTCGGAGACGGAGATGGGGCGGACGACGATGGGCTGCAGGACGCCGACTTCCTTGATTGAGGCGGAGAGCTCGGCCAGGTCGTCTTCGTCGAAGACCTCTCGTGGCTGGCGGGAGTTGGGCACGATCAGATCAAGTGGGATCTCCGCGAATGCGGCGCCCTTGACATCGGGAAGGTCTGCTGCCTCTTCGTGGGACGGGGAGCGCGGTTCTTCGGGTGGCGCAACCCTTGATGCCAGTTCTAAACTGTCGACATCAATTGCATTCATTTCATTGTGCTCAACAACAGTTGCTTCGACGGCATCGATGTGCTCAGACGCTTCGGCGTCCTCCATCGCCGCCTTGGTGGAAGAACGTAGATTCACCGGAGGCATTGGCTGCCGTGTCCGCGACGAGCCGCGAGACGCAGATGAACGTTTGCGCGGGGCGACACTCTTGGGATCCAGCAGATCCCTGGCGGATCCGCCTCGCCGAACGGTTGACCCTTGGGCGCCTTCGGGGAAGAAGACGTCGATGGGGCGGGCAGAGCCCGCAACCTCCTCGGCCGACACCGAGGGAATCAACGCTCCGAGTCCTCGACCCAGTCCCGTACGCTTCTTCGGCGCTTCACTGCGCTCGTGTCCGGCACCACGTGCGGTCTTCGCGGTCTCGTCCTTCTTTGCCATTGTCGGCTCCCTGGCGTCGTTGAACAGTGACTCGATTGTTTCACGTGGAACACCATCCTCCAAGCGCGACAGGGCGGAAATTCGAATCGACGACAGACAGTGCGACGAATACGTGCGGGGATGGTGCCGTGGAGTCGATTTCTTGCCGGAGCCTCTCGCTGGTGATGCCGCCGCGTCCTGTGAGGGGATTGTGAACACATGGGTGCCCACCCTTGGTCGTTCCGAAGAGATGTGTGGTGACGATGTTGCGGGAGCGGCCTGTCGGGACCAGATGTCATCGCCTCCGTGGTTCACGATGCGCTTCACCACTGTCGATTCCTTGAAGGTGAAGGACTTCTCTGCGGAAGAGGAGAGGGGCACCCGCCAGCAGGTCGGAGCTGGCCCGGGGTGTGGCCTTGCGCAGAGCTGTGTCGATTGAGAGCCGGTGTTTCACGTGAAACAGCGGTCGACGCAGGCGCCACCGATGCTCTTGATCGAGAAGCCGCGATCGGCGCATCTGTCAGGTGCGCCATGCCTTGGGCGGTCCAGTCGTGAGGTCTGGCCTCCAAGGGTGGACCGTTGACTGAGCCGCAGAGCGCACGGTATCGACAGCAAGGGGAGTCACAGAGCTGCGCCACGGACCAGGACTGCA
This genomic interval carries:
- a CDS encoding PadR family transcriptional regulator, which translates into the protein MISADAIRGYIDLMVLSILTSHPSYAYEIAKTITEVSGGEYTIKQTTLYSAVKRLEGAGLVRPTEGTSETGKPRTYYHLTPQGRTHLADKLTEWESTKALVDRFVEGVH
- a CDS encoding permease prefix domain 1-containing protein; protein product: MEAILTYLDTMFASLPQTPRLMEAKAELRAMMEDKYTELVSTGASHNEAVGQVITEFGNLDELAPILGISSELHLGAPTQTAAAPSPGTPDSAPTAIPVPAAPPVDLERAQQWAAVLRATRWQIAAGVALLLLSPISLVLNPFGPDDQIRAHQHPFGAALSVGLTIVQVACCVLVLVARSQRLRPYRDLRDGHFTLTPEVQAWAATLEQQERPGRNRAFLVAMALWILSPISTVVGGILDESAPMAAPFGPLEFWAGPHSRMLELGVVLTLILVAFGLLVWLASSWSDRVTRVFTPGGAAKARAEAGSWDGGNADESGGRFIGVIASVWWPLTVVTYLVWSFLWNAWDRSWLIWPVSALLFGALSAVMTHRSGRGQH
- a CDS encoding DUF5926 family protein; the encoded protein is MGKASRRKKVTTTTNRPAPRAVFPFVERPYEALPTEVELVAMREIIPCAVMSARTTAEHGAVEFDFVTLLPDGHSVMIRPDGRILVGLQTRNSSPDLSHDAGAALLAGIAAKEAGEEGTVSVDVREPAPRLQDLVDPKGFGEMVLWQDYGYWFDPDGELDADTARALERNREEVIPTEAVPGVPGMFWCEMNRNFVRVVTDTDEYKLFTALARLRAAGQAHMGEGSRYVGAFRACGIAIPVFELAEGVGAADVAADAKRLAAGIEKALKVTDPLTADERRAREGLVSRKITIR
- a CDS encoding glycosyltransferase; its protein translation is MSSTEGAGRPRTSHAHAVAVVIPAHNVGRDIASTVRSCRAIPGVDLIIVVDDGSSDDTARAARAGGAVVVSHTVERGRSSAMETGVKVAAMRDALEAPLRHILFLSADLGESAVEASALVSAVDAGIADCAVGVLPDAQNRSRESGAVNLARTAIRRATGWEPVNPLAQERCLTREALNAAMPFSGGFGLEAGLTIDILAAGLSVVELPCAFVHLGSDPRRGDLHRSSRYADTAVTSLRKLLARKGLRAPDRPTKTVSTGVGDPYPRPAFERAASLAVAEGDEGDLAGR
- a CDS encoding PLP-dependent aminotransferase family protein, encoding MHGTRLDPWFDAYAERAHNLRASEIRALFSVVSRPEVVSLAGGMPNLKDLPLERLAESAKSLILNHGAQALQYGSGQGWEPLREQICEIMTYDHIVGADPDLVVVTTGSQQALDLMAELFIDTGDVVLAESPSYVGALGCFRARQADVVHVDMDEDGLIPSALEETIGRLKKQGRRIKFLYTIPNFQNPAGVTLSEERRPVIAAICEREHVLILEDNPYGLLGFDRDPLPALYSYAPETVVYLGSVSKMFAPGMRIGWALAPHAIRDKLILASEAAILSPTMFGQMFLSQYLADYDWYGQAKSFRSMYRQRRDAMLSALEEFMPDCTWTKPEGGFYTWVTLPEGLDAKAMLPRAVRALVAYVSGTAFYYDGRGANHMRLSFCYPTPEDIREGVRRLSGVVNAEKELVEMFGTGSIPAGAGDPEHLPGPSTVPAPDTL
- a CDS encoding D-alanine--D-alanine ligase; the encoded protein is MALKVLIIAGGLTHERDVSVRSGRRVANVLAHLGHEVRIADLDRRLMSTIEAFAPDVVWPLVHGSLGEDGSLQAMLEAVGVPFVGSSSTQAKLASNKPTAKALLGAAGMDTPGWVTLPQALFRQLGADAVLTSLEKGISYPVVIKPTDGGSALGISRADNTESVRSAMVDAFAYGEHVMVEGYVNGRDLAVSVVDLEEGPVALPVVEIVTDDGRYNYEARYTTDSTEYFVPARLSPELAEEVSAAAVQAHTVLGLRDLSRIDFVLDEDGTCWVIDTNVAPGMTDTSLFPQAAEAAGSFAQICGRLVEFAAARG
- a CDS encoding HAD family phosphatase translates to MRGAAHIRTVMFDIGGVLVNSRPDPTRIASILGLDPRSRTCVDLLDHSLWAHREDYDRGMSDRAFWDRVAGDCGLGEITDDVLEALVEEDVHRMDQPDPAALALVDELRAGGTELAILSNAPTCIATKVQSTPWASSRFGAMFFSAPLGVCKPQRSMYSHALKQLDVPATQVAFVDDRKENLRAAELLGITPILWDDARNVRDTFIAEGLLLATA
- a CDS encoding ParB/RepB/Spo0J family partition protein, which translates into the protein MAKKDETAKTARGAGHERSEAPKKRTGLGRGLGALIPSVSAEEVAGSARPIDVFFPEGAQGSTVRRGGSARDLLDPKSVAPRKRSSASRGSSRTRQPMPPVNLRSSTKAAMEDAEASEHIDAVEATVVEHNEMNAIDVDSLELASRVAPPEEPRSPSHEEAADLPDVKGAAFAEIPLDLIVPNSRQPREVFDEDDLAELSASIKEVGVLQPIVVRPISVSEAPSELLLKYLEDKPEARFELIMGERRLRASELAGLTSIPAIIRDTEDGDLLRDALLENLHRAQLNPLEEASAYQQLMADFGATQEELARRIARSRPQIANTLRLLRLPPAVQKKVAAQVISAGHARALLSLSTPEEMEILADRIVAEGLSVRTTEELVRLGRVKSQAQTQRRLPRPVSSLGRNVVSALQDAYDTRVTITEGRTKGRIVIEFAGPEDLQRIATLILPQD